In Physeter macrocephalus isolate SW-GA chromosome 2, ASM283717v5, whole genome shotgun sequence, a single window of DNA contains:
- the LOC102991321 gene encoding small conductance calcium-activated potassium channel protein 1 has protein sequence MRTLPPPPAPPPRGFAPTRCCPTRPRPLPRLLPGGPRPRGTLSPPASSACPRRVPQVSAGAQLLSHAGPRAAGSKPNPSTHIVMNSHRHNGFGGRPLGGGLGALGRDPPDPEVGHPPQPPNGPGIQVVVAKSEPAQPSPGSPRGQPQDQEEEEDEEEDEAGRQRGSGKPPSVGHRLGHRRALFEKRKRLSDYALIFGMFGIVVMVTETELSWGVYSKESLYSFALKCLISLSTVILLGLVVLYHAREIQLFMVDNGADDWRIAMTCERVFLISLELAVCAIHPVPGHYRFTWTARLAFTYAPAAAEADVDVLLSVPMFLRLYLLGRVMLLHSRIFTDASSRSIGALNKITFNTRFVMKTLMTICPGTVLLVFSISSWIIAAWTVRVCERYHDKQEVTSNFLGAMWLISITFLSIGYGDMVPHTYCGKGVCLLTGIMGAGCTALVVAVVARKLELTKAEKHVHNFMMDTQLTKRVKNAAANVLRETWLIYKHTRLVKKPDHARVRKHQRKFLQAIHQ, from the exons ATGCGTACGCTGCCACCGCCCCCGGCCCCACCGCCCCGGGGCTTCGCGCCCACCCGCTGCTGCCCGACCCGCCCGCGACCCCTGCCCCGGCTCCTGCCTGGGGGGCCGCGGCCGCGCGGgaccctctcccctccagcctcGTCCGCCTGCCCAAGACGAGTCCCGCAG GTCAGTGCGGGAGCCCAGTTGCTGAGCCATGCCGGGCCCCGGGCGGCCGGCAGCAAGCCCAACCCCAGCACCCACATAGTCATGAACAGCCACAGACACAATGGCTTCGGGGGACGGCCACTGGGTGGCGGGCTGGGTGCCCTGGGCCGAGATCCTCCGGACCCCGAGGTCGGCCACCCGCCACAGCCTCCGAATGGCCCAGGCATCCAGGTGGTGGTAGCCAAGAGTGAGCCGGCCCAGCCCTCGCCCGGCAGCCCCCGGGGGCAGCCCCAggaccaggaagaagaggaagatgaggaggaggatgaggcGGGTAGGCAGAGGGgctcagggaagccccccagcgtTGGCCACCGTCTGGGCCACCGGCGGGCGCTCTTTGAGAAGCGGAAGCGTCTCAGTGACTACGCTCTCATCTTCGGCATGTTCGGCATTGTTGTCATGGTGACGGAGACGGAGCTGTCCTGGGGGGTCTACAGCAAG GAGTCCCTGTACTCATTTGCACTCAAATGCCTCATCAGCCTCTCCACGGTCATCCTGCTGGGCCTGGTCGTCCTCTACCACGCCCGGGAGATCCAG CTGTTCATGGTGGACAACGGGGCAGACGACTGGCGCATCGCCATGACGTGCGAGCGCGTCTTCCTCATCTCCCTGGAGCTGGCCGTGTGCGCCATCCACCCGGTGCCCGGCCACTACCGCTTCACGTGGACAGCGCGGCTAGCCTTCACGTACGCGCCGGCAGCGGCCGAGGCCGACGTGGACGTGCTGCTGTCTGTGCCCATGTTCCTGCGTCTCTACCTGCTGGGCCGTGTCATGCTGCTGCACAGCAGGATCTTCACGGACGCCTCCAGCCGCAGCATCGGCGCCCTCAACAAGATCACCTTCAACACGCGCTTCGTCATGAAGACACTCATGACCATCTGCCCGGGCACCGTGCTCCTTGTCTTCAGCATCTCCTCCTGGATCATCGCCGCCTGGACCGTGCGGGTCTGTGAGAG GTATCACGACAAGCAAGAAGTGACCAGCAACTTCCTGGGGGCCATGTGGCTCATCTccatcaccttcctctccatcGGCTACGGCGACATGGTGCCCCACACCTACTGCGGGAAGGGCGTGTGCCTGCTCACTGGCATCATG GGGGCTGGTTGCACGGCGCTCGTGGTGGCTGTGGTGGCCCGGAAGCTGGAGCTCACCAAGGCAGAGAAACACGTGCACAACTTCATGATGGACACTCAGCTCACCAAGCGG GTAAAAAACGCCGCTGCTAACGTTCTCAGGGAGACGTGGCTCATCTACAAACACACCAGGCTGGTGAAAAAGCCAGACCATGCCCGGGTTCGGAAACACCAGCGTAAGTTCCTCCAAGCCATCCATCAGTAA